From Candidatus Doudnabacteria bacterium, a single genomic window includes:
- a CDS encoding 5'-3' exonuclease H3TH domain-containing protein has protein sequence MQTKTFIDRRACAVSSRLPRSAGDVEQGRISTGAIFGFFSMFFKALEDIKPSHTLVTFDVKGPTFRDKLTTDYKATRKAAPDELLVQLPKIKEILTALDIPIYEKEGFEADDLLGIIAHKTPKDVLNIIVTGDMDLLQLIDNHTQVYRFKTGFSDIQIFDIDKMVEVTGLHPSQWVDYKAIRGDTSDNIPGVPGIGEKGALELIKQFGSLDGVYEAVEKQSKKDQSRDSAKIDRRQG, from the coding sequence ATCCAAACGAAAACTTTTATTGATCGACGGGCATGCGCTGTTTCATCGCGCCTTCCACGCTCTGCCGGCGATGTCGAACAAGGACGGATTTCCACCGGCGCCATTTTCGGATTTTTTTCCATGTTCTTTAAAGCATTGGAAGATATTAAACCATCTCATACTCTGGTTACTTTTGACGTGAAGGGGCCGACTTTCCGCGACAAACTCACAACCGATTATAAAGCCACGCGGAAAGCCGCACCTGATGAGTTGTTGGTGCAATTGCCGAAGATCAAAGAGATTTTGACGGCTTTGGATATTCCTATTTATGAAAAAGAGGGATTTGAAGCTGACGACCTGCTAGGGATCATTGCTCATAAAACCCCGAAAGATGTTCTGAATATCATTGTCACCGGAGACATGGACCTGCTGCAGCTGATAGATAATCATACTCAAGTTTACCGGTTCAAAACCGGATTTTCAGATATTCAGATCTTTGATATTGATAAGATGGTTGAGGTCACGGGCCTGCATCCGTCGCAATGGGTGGATTACAAAGCTATTCGTGGAGATACCTCCGACAATATTCCGGGAGTGCCGGGGATCGGAGAGAAAGGAGCGTTAGAACTCATCAAGCAATTTGGCAGTTTGGATGGCGTGTACGAAGCCGTGGAAAAACAAAGCAAAAAAGATCAAAGCCGGGACTCTGCAAAAATTGATCGACGGCAAGGCTAA
- a CDS encoding GspE/PulE family protein, translating into MLYTSDKAMHVKQVYSELDRKFEEQETEKLAAEQNIGYINLYGFPVDTQALNMISREQAADLHAAVFYMEGRNLKIGVVGSPLPIQPLVKQLTEQGYFVESYLISLSSFKRILDEYRKVVKTIHKSGSIKLASSDYQVSSLKELATKFSEVSATEIIEQILGAALHLEASDVHVEPEAGDVKVRFRIDGVLQDAASLHLDLHHQIISRIKILSKLKLNVTATPQDGSFSFTYDDAPIDIRVSIIPSAFGESIVLRILRQDKGSLKFEDLGFTGIALERLRHEMDKPNGMILATGPTGSGKTTTLYAILNKLNEPGLKIITLEDPVEYRIAGITQTPIDVRAGMTFASGLRAILRQDPDIVMIGEMRDLETAETACQAALTGHIVLSTLHTNNAPAAVPRLLDLGIRPYTLAPAINAIIGQRLIRKICPFCKIEYKLADNLQSRVEMILKTVPKIQKLKSRKNWFFFTARAVKNAKAWGIRAGWGFMRFLRSMMR; encoded by the coding sequence ATGCTTTATACCTCGGATAAGGCGATGCATGTCAAGCAGGTTTATTCTGAACTTGACCGCAAATTCGAAGAGCAAGAAACCGAAAAATTAGCAGCAGAACAAAATATCGGGTACATCAATCTTTACGGATTTCCGGTTGATACTCAGGCTTTGAATATGATCAGCCGCGAGCAGGCTGCGGATCTGCATGCCGCAGTATTTTATATGGAAGGCCGCAACCTCAAGATCGGGGTTGTGGGCTCTCCGCTGCCGATCCAGCCTCTGGTCAAGCAGCTTACAGAACAGGGTTATTTTGTCGAGAGTTATCTGATCTCGCTTTCGAGTTTTAAGCGCATTCTTGATGAGTATAGAAAGGTCGTAAAAACGATCCATAAATCCGGCTCAATTAAGCTTGCAAGCAGCGATTACCAGGTCAGTTCTTTGAAGGAACTGGCTACTAAATTTTCCGAAGTTTCAGCAACAGAGATCATCGAGCAAATTTTAGGCGCGGCTCTGCACTTGGAGGCATCCGACGTCCACGTGGAACCGGAAGCAGGCGACGTGAAGGTGCGTTTCCGCATTGACGGGGTGTTGCAGGATGCCGCTTCTCTGCATTTGGATCTGCATCACCAGATCATCTCGCGCATTAAAATTCTTTCCAAGCTCAAGCTGAATGTGACTGCCACTCCGCAGGACGGCAGCTTTAGTTTTACCTATGATGACGCGCCCATCGACATTCGCGTTTCCATAATTCCTTCGGCTTTCGGCGAATCGATCGTCTTGCGAATCCTGCGGCAAGATAAGGGCAGCCTGAAGTTTGAGGATCTGGGATTCACAGGCATCGCATTAGAAAGATTAAGGCATGAAATGGACAAGCCCAACGGCATGATCCTGGCCACAGGCCCGACCGGCAGCGGTAAAACGACCACGCTCTATGCGATCTTAAATAAACTTAACGAACCGGGATTGAAGATCATCACTCTGGAAGATCCGGTGGAATATAGGATAGCCGGCATTACACAAACTCCGATCGACGTGCGGGCCGGCATGACTTTTGCCTCAGGCCTTCGGGCTATTTTGCGCCAGGACCCGGATATTGTCATGATCGGCGAAATGCGCGATCTGGAGACCGCGGAAACCGCCTGCCAGGCGGCCCTGACCGGCCATATCGTGCTTTCCACCCTTCACACAAACAACGCACCCGCCGCAGTCCCGAGGCTTTTGGACCTGGGGATCAGGCCGTATACTCTGGCTCCGGCCATTAATGCGATCATCGGCCAGCGTTTGATCCGCAAGATCTGTCCGTTTTGTAAAATAGAATATAAATTGGCCGATAACCTGCAGTCCCGCGTGGAGATGATCCTGAAAACGGTTCCGAAAATTCAAAAGTTGAAGTCCCGAAAAAACTGGTTTTTTTTCACAGCCCGGGCTGTGAAAAATGCAAAGGCTTGGGGTATAAGGGCCGGTTGGGGGTTTATGAGGTTTTTACGATCAATGATGAGATAG
- a CDS encoding 8-oxo-dGTP diphosphatase has translation MRQSTLCLLVRDDEILLAMKKRGFGAGKWNGYGGKPLDGENIEQTALREMQEEIGVTVESADLTKVACLEFYFKTKKEWDQEVSIFVARKWTSEPVETEEMKPQWFKFKEIPYDQMWPDDKYWLPKVLAGQKLEGEFYFNDDNTGFEKFDLREV, from the coding sequence ATGCGGCAGTCCACGCTTTGTTTATTGGTTAGAGATGATGAAATTCTCTTGGCCATGAAAAAGCGCGGATTTGGGGCGGGTAAGTGGAATGGTTACGGGGGCAAGCCTTTGGATGGTGAAAATATCGAACAAACCGCGCTGCGCGAAATGCAGGAAGAGATCGGCGTGACAGTAGAATCTGCTGATCTGACAAAAGTTGCTTGTCTGGAGTTTTATTTTAAGACCAAGAAAGAATGGGACCAGGAAGTCAGCATCTTTGTTGCTAGGAAATGGACTAGCGAGCCTGTTGAAACCGAGGAAATGAAACCGCAATGGTTCAAGTTCAAGGAAATACCATATGATCAAATGTGGCCGGACGATAAATATTGGCTGCCAAAGGTTTTGGCAGGCCAAAAACTGGAAGGAGAATTTTATTTCAATGATGACAACACCGGCTTTGAAAAGTTTGATCTAAGGGAAGTATAA
- a CDS encoding DNA polymerase, which yields MACTKPWKNKAKKIKAGTLQKLIDGKAKAYLSYKLAFIDQKGELNFDFEKTKLGDYDQTKVVRLLNSLGIKALNARLPKVSKGSQAELVAAPVIPGKPNAVIKTAEEALIAAYLCNPGQRSYEVGDWADLATELKEKNVLKIFQDIEVPLISVLKNMQKRGIKIDLVWLSDLSKQLDKRIKQLEKEIHKHAGGEFNISSPKQLQEVLFETLQIPTENIKKNKKSGGMSTAANELEKMRKLHPIIELIFEYRELTKLKSTYVDALPLLVSKADGRIHTTYSQTIAATGRLSSINPNLQNIPIRTDLGNEVRKAFIAEKGKVLLSLDYSQIELRIAASLSEDPEMIKIFKSGGDFHTATAARIFNVPEDKVTPNQRRDAKTINFSVLYGVSAFGLSSRSDMSRAEAGEHIKQYFEVFKKLKKYIDGTIEKTRKQGFITNSLGRIRYLPEINASNFAVRGAAERQAFNMPLQSLAADIIKMAMIEIDKKHPDAQMLLSVHDELVFETEKNKAEQQAKYIKNIMENVYKLKVPIEVHAKSGDNWSEMEKIKI from the coding sequence ATGGCGTGTACGAAGCCGTGGAAAAACAAAGCAAAAAAGATCAAAGCCGGGACTCTGCAAAAATTGATCGACGGCAAGGCTAAAGCGTACTTGTCGTATAAACTGGCTTTCATAGACCAAAAAGGCGAGCTGAATTTTGATTTTGAGAAAACCAAGCTTGGCGATTACGATCAAACGAAAGTCGTCCGGCTTTTGAACAGTCTCGGAATCAAGGCTTTGAATGCCCGCCTGCCCAAAGTTTCCAAAGGTTCGCAGGCAGAATTGGTCGCAGCTCCGGTTATTCCGGGCAAACCAAATGCTGTGATCAAAACGGCTGAAGAAGCCTTGATCGCCGCATATTTGTGTAATCCGGGCCAGCGCAGTTATGAAGTTGGTGATTGGGCTGATTTGGCGACCGAGTTAAAAGAAAAAAATGTCCTGAAAATTTTCCAGGATATTGAAGTGCCTCTGATATCTGTGCTTAAAAATATGCAGAAGCGGGGCATTAAAATAGATCTGGTCTGGCTTTCGGATCTATCCAAGCAGCTTGATAAACGCATTAAACAGCTAGAAAAAGAAATTCATAAGCACGCCGGAGGCGAGTTCAATATTTCTTCTCCCAAGCAATTGCAGGAAGTATTATTTGAAACATTGCAGATCCCGACGGAAAACATCAAGAAGAACAAAAAATCCGGCGGCATGTCCACGGCCGCCAACGAGCTGGAAAAAATGCGCAAGCTTCATCCGATCATTGAGCTGATCTTTGAATACCGCGAACTGACAAAATTAAAATCCACTTACGTCGATGCGTTGCCATTGCTTGTATCCAAAGCAGACGGCCGCATCCATACAACTTACAGCCAGACCATTGCCGCGACCGGGAGATTGTCTTCAATTAATCCTAATTTGCAGAACATCCCTATCCGTACGGATCTGGGGAACGAAGTGCGGAAAGCTTTTATCGCGGAAAAAGGAAAAGTGTTGCTGTCGCTGGATTATTCGCAGATCGAATTGCGCATTGCAGCCTCTCTTTCCGAAGATCCGGAGATGATCAAGATCTTCAAATCAGGCGGGGATTTTCACACCGCCACCGCAGCCAGAATTTTTAATGTTCCGGAAGACAAGGTAACGCCTAATCAGCGCCGCGATGCGAAAACCATTAACTTTAGTGTCTTGTACGGAGTATCAGCATTCGGACTTTCGTCACGATCCGACATGAGCCGCGCTGAAGCCGGCGAGCACATTAAACAATACTTTGAAGTTTTCAAAAAACTCAAAAAATATATTGACGGCACGATCGAAAAAACCCGCAAGCAGGGATTTATTACAAATTCTCTGGGCCGTATCAGGTATTTGCCGGAGATCAACGCCTCAAACTTTGCGGTGCGGGGAGCCGCAGAGCGGCAGGCTTTCAATATGCCTCTGCAATCCCTGGCCGCGGACATAATCAAAATGGCCATGATAGAAATTGATAAAAAACACCCGGATGCGCAAATGCTATTATCAGTTCACGATGAATTGGTGTTTGAGACCGAGAAAAATAAAGCTGAACAGCAGGCCAAATATATCAAAAATATCATGGAGAATGTCTATAAGCTCAAAGTCCCGATCGAGGTCCATGCCAAATCCGGCGACAACTGGTCGGAGATGGAGAAGATAAAGATCTAG
- a CDS encoding zf-HC2 domain-containing protein has product MAKKKCTDPEAAKLLGAYLLEDNVLTKRQLAKFEKHVLECEACWAKIKRHQQREDRTPKDKDQP; this is encoded by the coding sequence ATGGCAAAAAAGAAATGCACTGATCCGGAAGCTGCTAAACTTTTGGGAGCTTATTTGCTAGAAGACAATGTGCTGACAAAACGGCAACTCGCGAAATTCGAAAAGCATGTACTCGAATGTGAAGCTTGTTGGGCAAAAATCAAACGGCATCAGCAAAGGGAGGATCGAACGCCGAAAGACAAAGATCAGCCTTGA
- the rpsT gene encoding 30S ribosomal protein S20, whose protein sequence is MPNTKSAIKAARQNIKRRINNLKSLEVVRKTGKAVKKFVAAADKSEAHKALSAAFAALDKAAKKNIIHKNNANRHKSRLSAMVAKMK, encoded by the coding sequence ATGCCCAACACTAAATCAGCGATCAAAGCCGCCAGACAGAATATAAAACGCCGCATCAATAACCTCAAATCCTTGGAAGTCGTCCGGAAAACGGGCAAGGCGGTCAAGAAATTTGTAGCGGCTGCCGATAAATCCGAAGCCCATAAAGCTTTATCCGCCGCCTTTGCCGCCCTGGACAAAGCTGCCAAGAAAAACATCATTCACAAGAACAACGCCAACCGGCATAAATCAAGGTTATCGGCCATGGTGGCGAAAATGAAATAG